One Bartonella sp. TP genomic window carries:
- the recJ gene encoding single-stranded-DNA-specific exonuclease RecJ: protein MPKIQAIPTGFTVMSKYFLDIASSVTGHAWLDALDLEGNELAGRLQQQFGASSTVARLLAAQGVTEPQFYSYLDPKLRDLLPNPKSFKDMELALDCIIEAIEGKVKIAIYGDYDVDGACSAALMKLFLTHLGAECLIYIPQRLEEGYGLNNQAMQHLQQLGCGLVIAVDCGTNDGAAMQGISGLKLVVLDHHKVAKLNEHAIAIVNPSRPDDNSGCAQLCAAGVVFITLVGLATRLRARYKIPDLLGYLDLVALATICDLVPLIGVNRAFVVGGLKIARTLSNVGIKALAKAAMLVEPLNAYHFSYILGPSINAAGRIADASLGAQLLCCNSAQQAEEWALSLRETNKQRQQLETEAQTSLIFALHNKYEGRELAPALIEMGDWHAGLVGLLAGRLKDKYLRPVIILSKKPDGTAVGSARSIRGVDIGALIAQAVEAGLLLRGGGHAMAAGLTIEQDKLEAFSTWLCQQISEKIGQFHTQPILKITSLISARGATEELCREIEKAGPYGAGNMQPIFALRAHKIVYIKPMGSAHLTLTLQDNSEAKLKAIAFNVIDGPLGQFLLNNLGNNIHIAGNLRLNSYRNFSSPQLNIIDAAPAF, encoded by the coding sequence ATGCCAAAAATACAGGCTATACCCACTGGCTTTACTGTAATGAGCAAATATTTTCTAGACATTGCAAGCTCTGTAACTGGCCATGCTTGGCTAGATGCGTTAGATTTAGAGGGCAATGAGCTAGCCGGGCGGCTGCAGCAGCAATTTGGCGCCTCTAGCACCGTGGCTCGGCTTTTGGCCGCGCAGGGCGTTACAGAGCCGCAATTTTATAGCTATCTAGACCCTAAATTGCGCGATTTATTGCCAAACCCAAAAAGCTTTAAAGATATGGAGCTCGCGCTTGATTGCATTATTGAAGCGATTGAGGGCAAGGTAAAAATTGCAATTTATGGCGATTATGATGTCGACGGCGCTTGTTCAGCAGCGTTGATGAAGCTATTTTTAACCCATCTGGGCGCGGAATGCTTAATCTATATTCCGCAGCGTTTAGAAGAAGGCTATGGCCTAAATAACCAAGCCATGCAACATTTACAGCAATTAGGCTGCGGTCTAGTAATAGCAGTAGATTGCGGCACCAATGACGGCGCGGCAATGCAGGGCATAAGCGGACTTAAATTAGTAGTGCTAGACCATCATAAAGTCGCAAAATTAAATGAGCATGCCATCGCCATAGTTAATCCAAGCCGCCCCGACGATAATTCTGGCTGCGCGCAGCTTTGTGCGGCTGGCGTGGTGTTTATAACGCTTGTTGGGTTGGCTACGCGTTTGCGCGCGCGCTATAAAATACCAGATTTGTTGGGCTATCTTGACCTTGTGGCGCTAGCAACTATTTGCGATCTTGTGCCCTTGATTGGCGTAAATAGAGCTTTTGTTGTGGGAGGGCTAAAGATTGCGCGTACGCTTTCTAATGTGGGCATTAAAGCTTTGGCAAAAGCGGCCATGCTTGTCGAGCCGCTAAATGCGTATCATTTCAGCTATATTCTAGGCCCATCTATCAATGCGGCAGGGCGCATTGCCGATGCTAGCCTGGGCGCCCAGCTGCTATGCTGCAACTCAGCGCAACAGGCCGAAGAATGGGCCTTGAGCCTGCGCGAGACTAATAAGCAAAGACAGCAGCTCGAGACAGAGGCCCAAACAAGCCTGATTTTTGCCCTGCATAATAAATATGAAGGCCGCGAACTAGCGCCAGCTTTAATCGAAATGGGCGACTGGCATGCGGGGCTAGTTGGCCTGTTGGCGGGCCGGTTGAAAGATAAATATCTACGGCCGGTAATTATCTTGTCCAAAAAGCCAGATGGCACCGCCGTGGGCTCGGCCAGATCTATCCGCGGCGTAGATATCGGCGCGTTAATCGCCCAAGCTGTTGAAGCTGGCTTGTTGCTACGGGGTGGCGGGCATGCTATGGCCGCTGGACTAACCATCGAGCAAGACAAGCTAGAAGCTTTTTCAACCTGGCTGTGCCAGCAAATTAGCGAAAAAATCGGCCAATTTCATACCCAGCCGATTTTAAAAATCACCTCGCTAATAAGCGCGCGCGGCGCCACAGAAGAATTATGCAGAGAAATAGAAAAGGCCGGGCCATATGGCGCCGGAAATATGCAGCCAATATTTGCCCTGCGTGCACATAAGATTGTGTATATAAAGCCCATGGGCTCGGCGCATTTAACCCTGACCCTGCAAGACAATAGCGAGGCTAAATTAAAAGCCATCGCTTTTAATGTTATAGATGGGCCATTGGGGCAGTTTTTACTGAATAATCTGGGCAATAATATACATATTGCAGGCAATTTGCGCTTGAATAGTTACCGCAATTTTAGCTCACCGCAGCTAAATATAATTGATGCAGCGCCAGCTTTTTAA
- the lipB gene encoding lipoyl(octanoyl) transferase LipB — translation MADNVYLAYAKVMKATLRQNISANFLRSQSGPAPFWRVEKAPIDYPQAVEFMEARVAAIAAGKAPEMLWLLEHPPLYTAGTSAKPKDLLCPDQLPIFNTGRGGQYTYHGPGQRVVYVMLNLQQRHCDIRAFVATLEEWIIRSLADFGIQGERREDRVGVWVSSQWGEEKIAAIGIKIRRWVSFHGIAINLNPNLSHYAGIVPCGQAAFGTTSFQKLGVAADMQQLDAALARNFQALFGEIHQ, via the coding sequence ATGGCGGACAATGTATATTTGGCATACGCTAAAGTGATGAAGGCGACGCTGCGGCAAAATATAAGCGCGAATTTTCTGCGCTCGCAATCAGGGCCTGCGCCCTTTTGGCGGGTGGAAAAAGCGCCGATAGACTATCCGCAAGCCGTGGAGTTTATGGAGGCTCGCGTAGCAGCCATTGCCGCTGGCAAAGCGCCAGAAATGCTGTGGCTACTTGAGCATCCACCCCTGTATACAGCTGGCACAAGTGCCAAGCCAAAAGATTTACTATGCCCAGACCAATTGCCCATTTTTAACACTGGTCGCGGCGGGCAATATACCTATCATGGCCCCGGCCAGCGCGTGGTTTATGTAATGCTTAATTTGCAACAGCGCCATTGTGACATTCGCGCCTTTGTGGCAACATTAGAAGAGTGGATTATTCGCAGCTTGGCAGATTTTGGCATACAGGGCGAACGACGCGAAGACCGCGTTGGCGTGTGGGTTAGCAGCCAGTGGGGCGAAGAAAAAATTGCCGCTATTGGCATAAAAATACGCCGCTGGGTTAGCTTTCACGGTATAGCTATAAATCTAAATCCAAACCTTAGCCATTATGCTGGCATAGTGCCCTGCGGCCAAGCCGCCTTTGGCACCACTAGCTTTCAAAAACTAGGTGTAGCCGCAGATATGCAGCAGCTAGATGCTGCATTAGCACGTAATTTTCAGGCTCTATTTGGCGAAATACACCAATAA
- a CDS encoding SPOR domain-containing protein codes for MTENNDTSSNFSSISDELELELKNSMQHKNPAGAKPRPKREPFVSIAEVAAKLPPKPRNPQPDFIDMLGEPEPTTVASTPPPKQNTPKTPAPNVETYSFYDEYVEEIDDIVGPPKPPPPPVQKTRQWDSAAALQELLEQHDRTSEKLARKAREALMKERMKELTGEDFSQLGDEANMHGLDTNSFRPDMPGGAGQNSRYFNTPPRKWYDFSLLAKVNIAVLLAIFLGGIYYLHSFHPFAPEIIYANDTPYKTRAKIEDLAPKPQLDTATLLQKHPTPAVVPPQSQPVPMPKPEPIQQIAKSQPAIPPALLQVEAKPEPVIAPTPAPVVIPTPPPAPAPAPTPAPAPVPAPAPVPAPAPVKEVAKTHVPAPKPVKHEPKPEIKHKQAAKPVEKAKAKPAAPTNAAAHNKHSYMAYYVQLASTPSASAAEHLLSKQTAHLQPILKNYALNIEKTIIPSKGVYYRLRINVKDAEEAKKLCTSIRQHGGQCIFGIR; via the coding sequence ATGACAGAAAATAATGATACATCCTCTAATTTTTCTAGTATCTCAGACGAGCTAGAGCTAGAGCTAAAAAACAGTATGCAGCACAAAAATCCAGCTGGTGCTAAGCCGCGCCCAAAGCGTGAGCCTTTTGTTTCTATTGCCGAGGTCGCAGCAAAACTACCGCCAAAACCTAGAAATCCGCAGCCAGATTTTATCGACATGCTAGGCGAGCCAGAGCCAACTACAGTAGCAAGCACCCCGCCGCCAAAACAAAATACGCCCAAAACCCCAGCGCCAAATGTAGAAACCTATAGTTTCTATGATGAATATGTCGAAGAAATAGATGATATAGTTGGGCCGCCAAAACCACCGCCACCACCGGTTCAGAAAACTCGCCAATGGGACAGCGCTGCCGCTTTGCAAGAATTGCTAGAGCAACATGACAGAACAAGCGAAAAACTGGCACGAAAAGCCAGAGAAGCGTTGATGAAAGAGCGAATGAAAGAGCTAACAGGGGAAGATTTTAGCCAATTGGGAGACGAAGCGAATATGCACGGACTAGATACAAATTCTTTTCGGCCAGATATGCCAGGTGGCGCTGGCCAGAATTCTCGCTATTTCAATACACCACCGCGTAAATGGTATGATTTTTCGCTGTTGGCTAAAGTAAATATCGCTGTTTTATTGGCAATATTTCTGGGTGGCATTTATTATTTGCATTCCTTTCACCCCTTTGCGCCAGAAATTATCTATGCCAATGATACGCCATATAAAACAAGGGCTAAAATAGAAGATCTAGCGCCAAAACCGCAGCTAGATACCGCCACCCTATTGCAAAAACACCCAACCCCGGCTGTAGTGCCGCCACAAAGCCAACCCGTGCCAATGCCAAAGCCAGAGCCTATTCAGCAAATTGCCAAATCGCAACCAGCAATTCCGCCTGCTTTGCTACAGGTGGAGGCCAAGCCAGAACCGGTAATAGCCCCAACGCCAGCTCCGGTAGTAATACCAACACCGCCGCCAGCCCCTGCACCAGCTCCAACGCCCGCACCTGCTCCGGTGCCTGCGCCTGCTCCGGTGCCTGCGCCTGCTCCGGTAAAAGAAGTGGCCAAAACGCATGTGCCAGCACCAAAGCCGGTAAAGCATGAGCCAAAGCCAGAAATCAAGCACAAGCAAGCAGCAAAACCAGTTGAAAAGGCAAAGGCAAAGCCTGCTGCCCCCACCAACGCTGCTGCGCATAACAAGCATAGCTATATGGCCTATTATGTTCAGCTAGCTTCAACGCCTAGTGCTAGCGCTGCCGAGCATTTGCTAAGCAAGCAAACAGCGCATTTGCAGCCAATTTTGAAAAATTATGCATTGAATATAGAAAAAACCATCATACCTTCAAAAGGTGTCTATTATCGTTTGCGCATAAATGTTAAAGATGCCGAAGAAGCGAAAAAATTGTGCACTAGCATAAGGCAGCATGGCGGACAATGTATATTTGGCATACGCTAA